The following is a genomic window from Polypterus senegalus isolate Bchr_013 chromosome 9, ASM1683550v1, whole genome shotgun sequence.
AACTTTCCCATATTTTAGTACTATAGTACTCCCTGTCCTTCTGTCACATACAATCATATGATTTAGGACCACCTAAAGAAGCATCCAACACACATTAGAATTTTATATCAACACTGTGTGGttaggtgcaggaatgacaggtcatgCAATGGTAAAAGGTGGGATGCCAATTGGGTCATCCAGTGTAATTAATTGAATTGTTCGACGGCACTATGCTTCTTGACTTTAGGCACAATGCTTAACAAAAATAGATGCAACTCTTGCTGCAGAATTTAGGGCATATTACAGGAACTCCGTCTGGTGGGTTGCTCTTTTTAGAAAAAGGCAACTCTTTCCGGGCAGCCAGTGTTTCTTATTGTTGATGAACTCGAAGGGGAATGCTAAGTGCCAGTGTTTCTCAGCACTGCAgcgagagagaaaaaagagaatgtAAGTGACAGCTCCCCCTCTTGTCATGGTGTGTTATTACAAACCTTAATTAAGCAAATCCTTTGACGCGATCCTTTCacacgcatgtgtgacaactGATAGATCATAAAATGTTCCAAGGTATACTGAATGTAAACAAGCAGTCACAGTTAGGTTGTAATATAAATAAACGTATGTATATTtaagacaaattaaattaatgagaTTGCCAGagccaacaaaagaagaggatATTAAGTTGACATTATTTCAAGGGAAAAAAACcttaaggaaaaatgaaaaaaacaaaattctaaagTAACTACAGTACATTGTGAAACAAATTATCCTCTTTATAACAAAGAAGTGCAAATATTTAATggaattacataaaataaaaatcatttaacaaTATGTTGATTTTTTCAACCTGTAAACACTCAAAAAGGCAGAAAATATTATCCTTTTAAACATAGCTGTAGAATACTTACAATTGTTAGTTCTTAGTTCattacataacataaaataaatatttttaaataaaataagttatttgcTCCATatgttaaagaaataaaagttaatttatgaaagttaaggatTACAGATTTTTGAACTTTACTGaatttctaattttggttttgctaaatcacagtttaaaatttgatTGCCAAGCACTtgcatgttttcacatttttggtTAAATCTCCTTTACTTCTGCCACTCAGATTTCTTTccactgaatattttttgttataataacaGATGCATTCAGTGGTCACAAACTCAATCGTGACATTCTCACCACCTGCCTTAATTTATAAACCAAAGATTAACTCAGTATATCACTAATATTGCAATGGGTATGAACCTTTTCTCAGCAAAGGCTCACAATGACTTATAGGATCAGAGGGAGCCATAATTTTGTGCCATAGGTAAGGACACTAATATAACCTCTAATGTTCATGGATGTCCAAGTAACCTTGTGCTCTTCTTAAACTGTGAGAACACCAAGGCAGCACCCATATTACCTACTTTATTAGTGGACAGTAGGGTGCCATAAGCTCTTTTTGAATGTCTCTTATTGTTGTTTAGTGGTCAGGAAATCTTTCAACCTATTGCTTTCCCTGCTTAAAATCCACCCCCTTTTTCTCTCTAGGGATAGAGTTATGCATTCTTGGCTTCAGGGTTTTGGTGGAATAATTTATGCGGCTTTCATCCAGTCCACCATTGTCTGTTTTTCTTATGGAGCATCTAGCACACAATGAAGACACACAATCGCATAGCAGCTCTTGACTTTCCACACTGgcatgtctgtcttttctaaaataaaaattagttacAGCAGGTTTGGAATATTGGTGttgttaaattggccctaatgtctGTGTTTGCATTCAACAAGCGATGGACAAGGTGTCACatacagtgattgttcctgccttgcttccaATGCTTGGTGGGTTAGGTTCGAGCCTTCCCACAACCTTTCCCAAGATAGGCAGCTAGACAAAAAGGAAATTGTGtagataaaataagcaatattttatttccatattCCAACAGTTGACATACATAGTACTGTTTAGACACCTAGACTTAAGATTGTGTCTTAAAAATGCTGGAAACTCTATTTGATTTCCTTTCAATcttatcatttgtatgaaaactgcATAGtgtttgtacaaaatattttttttttttgctggtataTTTTTTTGAGataacgaccgccaccagtactgttagccaacagagtgctggtggaaattggggtACTGTTGGAAAGAAGAACAAGGAGAAGaaaaggggggagatgtgtccagaggcaggaggagaagaggaaagtaaagagagtggaactgagggtaggaactttgaatgttggcagtatgactggtaaggggagaaagttagcagatatgatggagagaaggaaggttgatatattgtgcatgcaagagactaaatggaaggggagtaagaccaggtggatcgaaggtggattcaaattgttctatcatggtgtggatgggaggagaaatggagttggggttattctgaaggaacagtcaagagtgttttggaggtgaaaagagtgtcagacagagtaatgattatgaagctggaaattggaggtgtgatgatgaatgtggttagtgcatatgcactgcaagttgggtgtgcagtggatgagaaagaagattttttgagtgagttggatgaagtgatgaacaatgtacccaagggacagaaggTGGTGATTGGAGTGTATTTCAGTGGGcatattggtgaagggaacagtggagacgaggaggtggtgggtaggtatggtgtcaaggagaggaatgaagaaggtcagaggatagtggattttgccaaaagcatggacatggctgtggtgaatacgtattttaagaagagggaggaacgtagggttacatacaagagtggaggaagatgtgcacaggtggattacatcctatgcaaaaaagttgatctgaaggagattgaagactgcaaagtggtggcagggaaagtgtagttaagcagcataggatggtggtctgtaggatgatgttggaaatcaagaagaggaagagagtgagggcagagccaaggatcaaatggtggaagttgaaaaggaagactgcaaggttgagtttagggaggaggtgagacaggcactgggtggcagtgaagagttaccagactgctgggaaactatagcagatgtagtaagggtgacagcaagaagggtgcttggcatgacatctgaacagaggaaggaggaaaaggaaacctggtggtggaatggggaagtataggagagtatacagaggaagaggatggcaaagaagaagtgggatagtcagagagatgcagaaagtagacaagagtacaaggagataaggcacaaggtgaagagagaggtggtgaaggctaaagaaaaggcgtatgatgagttgtatgacaggttggacactaaggagggagaaaaggacctgtaccgattggctagacagagggaccgagctgggaaagatgtgcagcaggttagggtgataaaggataaagatggaaacatactcacaagcgaggagagtgtgttgagcagatggaaagagtactttgagaggctgatgaatgaagagaacgagagagagaagaggttggatgatgtggagatagtgaatcaggaagtgcaacggattagcaaagcggaagtaaggacagctatgaagaggatgaaaaatggaaaggccattggtccagatgacatacctatggaagcatgaaggtgtttaggagagatggcagtggcgtttttaaccagattgtttaatggaatcttggaaagtgagaggatgcctgaggagtggagaagaagtgtactggtgcagatatttaagaataagggggatgtgcaggactgcagtaactacaggggaataaaattgatgagcctcagcatgaagttatgggaaagagtagtggaagctaggttaagaagtgaggtgatgattagtgagcagcagtatggtttcatgccaagaaagagcaccacagatgcaatgtttgatctgaggatgttgatggagaaggagttgcattgcgtctttgtggacctggagaaagcatatgacagggtgcctcgagaagagctatggtattgtatgaggaagtcaggagtggcagagaagtatgtaacagttgtacaggatatgtacaagagaagtgtgacagtggtgaggtatgcagtaggagtgacggatgcattcaagttggaggtgggattacattagggatcggctctgagcccttttttatttgcaatgatgatggacaggttgacagacgagattccccgtggactatgatgtttgctgatgacattgtgatttgtagcgatagtagggagcaggttgaggagacccaggagaggtggagatatgttctagagaggggttggaatgaaggtcagtaggaacaagacagaatacatgtgtgcaagtgagagggaggtcagtggaattgtgaggatgcagggagtagagttggcgaaggtggatgagtttaaatacttgggatcaacagtacagagtaatggggattgtggaagagcggtgaaaaagagtgcaggcagggtggaatgggtgtcaggagtaatttgtgaaagacgggtatcagcaagagtgaaagggaaggtctacagtacggtagtgagaccagctatgttatattggttgaagatggtggcactgaccagaaaccaggagacagagctggaggtggcagagttaaagatgctaagatttgcattgggcgtgacaaagatgaacaggattagaaatgagtacattagaaggtcagctcaagttggacggctgggagacaaagtcagagaggcgagattgaattggtttggacatgtgcagaggagagatgctgggtatattgggagaaggatgctaaggatagagctgccaaggaagaggaaaagaggaaggcctaagtgaaggtttatggatgtggtgagagaggacatgcaggtgatgggtgtaaaagaacaagttgcagaggacagaaagatatgaaagaagatgatctgctgtggcgacccctaaagggagcagccgaaagaggaagaagataTTTTTTTGAGATTATTTGATGTGttagctgaaaataaaaataccaatatTGAAAACAGAAACTGCCCTTTAGTTGAATGTCTGACAAATGTCAATCAACATTTGAATCAAAAGTGTTGTATAGTTTTTTGTCTTTAGTTTTGCATTCAGACAGTAAATGTTTATCTGTCAATTCCTTAAAACTAAAACAGTTTAGctaatctatttttatttaagaaaatctaGACTAATGtggtatactgtattttaaagaaaaatcataCAGTAGAACAGAATTAattcatacattcattcatttttttctaaaccaTTATTTCATTACCATGTCATTGGGACATGTACCATATTCTAGGAGTTATGTACATAAAGGTTCTAAGCAAACATACAGACACTGGGCATATTTACACTTGCCATTCCACATAATGAAAGTACCAAGTATTTATCGcctgtattttttcttgttttgtttttaggtaatgaattataatatactgtagaatttttaaattaaaacaaaaatacaacattTATGTTTTCAGGTCTGCTCCTGCAGCTCCTGGTGCCCCTGGTGAAGCTAATGAGGGCCAAGATGGGGCACCAGGTGGGGGACCTCCTGGACCTCCAAATACAAGCAGCAACAGGAGGCTGCAACAGAGTCAAGCGCAGGTCGAAGAGGTAAGATTGTATGGGTTGACATACATAGCACTATTTTGGTACCTAGACTTAAGAATGTGTCTTAAAAATGCTGGAAACTCTATTTGGTTTCCTGTATTTGAAGACAGGCTGAGCCCTTAGGAATTATTTCAGTAAACTTTGAGATTGAATCTTATTTACACCTATCGCTCCTCCAAAAACAATCTTAATCTCTCTTTACTAAACAGCTTAATCAGTAGGCTTAATTCTGTAATCCTGCTCTTCCCGTTTACTCCTGCATAGGTTGTGGACATCATGCGAGTGAATGTGGAAAAAGTACTGGAGAGGGACCAGAAGCTTTCTGAACTGGATGAACGTGCAAATGCACTTGAGGCTGGTGCCTCTCAGTTTGAGAGCAGTGCTGCTAAGCTGAAGAGCAAATACTGGTGGAAAAACTGTAAGGTAAGGATCCAGTTTTCACAACCAAACTACATAAAaggaaagtaaaaacagaaactgtaaacaaTACATATGAAATTAATGTTAAACAGTGGTCAAAAAGCAGTTcatacagcagaaaaaaatgaaactaaacacTGCTGGATTCTAACACaactctgtttttttgttttttagatgaTGATAATATCTGGAGCAATATGTGCAATCATTATAGGAATAATATTTAGTAAGTTGAAACCTGCGTATCCctactttaaaatatttctattttgcaTTTATTGATTCTGTGCTGCAGAAATGTTTTAACAGctgatatacactgtgtgcacaattattaggcaagtgagtattttgaccatatcatcatttttaatgcgtatattccaactccaagctgtattaacttgaatgcttattggatttaagcacgtcaggtgatgtgtatttgtgtaatgagggagggtgtggcctaaggagatcaacaccctatatcaaggtgtgcagaattattaggcagctagttttcctcaggcaaaatgggccaaaaaagagatttaactgactctgaaaagtcaaaaattgtaaaaagtctttcagagggatgcagcacttttggaattgctaagatattggtgtgtgatcacagaaccatcaaacattttgttgcaaatagtcaacagggtcgcaagaaacgtgttgagaacaaaagacgcaaattagctgccaaagatttgagaagaatcaaacgtgaagctaccaggaacccattatcctccagtactttcatattccagagctgcaacctacctggagtgcccagaagtacaaggtgttcagtgctcaaagacatggccaagttaaggagggctgaaacccaaccaccactgaacaagaaacataagttgaaacgtcaaaactgggccaagaaatatctgaagacagatttttttcaaaggttttatggaccgatgagatgagagtgactcttgatggaccagatggatggacctgtggatcagtaatgggcacagagctccactccaacgtggaggtggggtactggtatgagctggtatttttaaagatgagctagttggaccttttgcattgaagatgaactcaaaatcaactcccaaacctactgccagtttttcgaagacactttctttaaACAgtaatacaggaaaaagaccatgatttttatgcaggccaatgctccatcacttgcatcgaagttctccactgcgtggccagccagtaaaggccttaaagatgaaggaataatgacatggcccccttcctcatctgacctaaaccctatcgagaacttgtgggcacttcttaaacgctagatttacgggggagaaaaacaatacacctctctgaagagtgtctgggaggctgtagtcactgctccacaaaaagctgatcgtcaacagatcaagaaactgacagactccatgaatggaaaggcttatgactgttattggaaagaagggtggctatattggtcattgattgattgattgattttttttttgaaatgtcagagatgtttatttgtaaatgttgaggtgtttgtttattattctcactataacagatgaaaataaacaagtgagatgggaaaattttcatttttcctttagttgcataataaatctgcacactaatagttgcctaataattgtgcgcacatatgtattcccctgatgatgttcacactcacatttccgttgtgaaacattcaggtttcaggtttattaacattttggattgactgatatacactgtgtttgttccatattaaaattaatcctcaaaaatacaacttgcctaataattctgcactccctgtagatTTAAATTAGTATACATGTGTGGCAAAATGAATAACACCGATGGTGTCTTGGATTTAAATCCTGCACATGCCTTCTATCCACGTGTAGTTTGTGCATTCTCCTGGTGTCTATGTGTTGGTGTGagtgcttttatttgtttttatttattttttcactattCTTAAGGTATTATGTTTGGTTgtttgacaattctaaattggtcttgcatgtgtgtgtatacagtaagtAGCACAAATAGGCTATAATAGGCTGGTCCCCTGTTCAGgtctttttcctgccttgtgtctgattcTGTCACCATAGGCTGTGGCTTCCCAATGACATTAATTTGACTGAGCAGGCTTAAGAATAGAGAAAGTTATGTTATTTATAGGATATTCCCAAGAATGAAACTTATcctgaatatatatatttgttccagattctcatgACCTTTTGGGTGTAGATGTAACTTACACATTGAATGAACTTTACCTTAATTTTCAATTATGTCTTCAATGCATGATTCACAtggttaaaaaaataagcttAATAGGCCTTGTCTTCTCAGGGCTGCAGAGATGTAATTACTTTAATGTATTAGACGCATACCCTTGATGCACTTGGTAATTTTTCACACAGTTTctagatgtcagtcagtcagtcattatccaaccagctatatcctaacacagggtcacagaggtctgctggagccaatcccaaccagcacagggtaCTAGGTAGGAACACATCCcagccagggcgccagcccaccaaagggggcacacacacaccaagcacacactagggacaatttaggattgccaatgctcGTAACCTACATGTATTTTAACTtaactaaaacatttaaacatattttaattcaCTCCAGATCTCACACATATAAATGGTACATTCTAGTAACATATGTTATGCCAGCAAATATTAAAGTCCCAAATTAGTTAACTATATTGAAAGTCTTAAGTAAATATCTgagtcacagaaaaaaaaacttcttataAGTAACCTGTTATcagagaagaaaatataaagttaaatgttatatttgaCCCCATCATCACTTTAAATGTACCATTAGAGTCATAGTTAAGCAGTTAGGCAGTTATAAGTAGATTTTCCTcaacaacagtattttttttttttcaaaactcttcTGGCTGTGTGAACGGTCAAACATTTTTCACATGCTTGTAAATCTTAAGAGTAATATTTACAATGAATCCCTGGGACAACACTGCCTCACCGTTGCCGAATTCTGGGCTCAGATCCTGATTCAGATACGGCCAGAGTAGAGTATGCATATTTTCCGTCATCAGAGTTAAGTTTTCCTCCAACATGCTAAATATGAGAAATGTTAGATTAGTGCTTGAATCTGAATTGGCCCAATATTTTGCTTATAGCAGTGcactctgtaatggactggtaaCAGTATGCAAgtttggttactgccttgtgctgGGTGCTGCCAAGACAGACTCCAGCCCATGTAACCCTGAGTTGAGTTAAATGCATTTAATGATGCAAGAATATAATTCAAAAGATGACATTTAATAATTGCAAATTTAGAAAGATATATTgtgtatattgtacattttgacGAATATTACTTTTTGTTAACTGCTTTAAAGTCACAGTGATTGCataaattgttttggttatactATAGACTTATATTACTTTGAAATAATTGATTAATTTCATGCATCCATCATCTTGGGTTTAAATCTTACACCTTTTGACCTTGTGTGGCATTTCCATGTCTTCCCCTTTTCCTGCATAGATTTTTCTCCATGTACTCAGGTTTTCCttccactacaaaaaaaaaacaaacgacaCATTAGGTTAATTATTAATTCTATACTGACCTTATGCAactgtgagtgtgtatatatgccTGAGTCGGTCTTTATGCAGAGTGTTGCTAGGATGGGTTGCTGTCCCATTCAGTTGAGCATGTTGATAAATGCTATGCTGTTTTAATTGTTATGCTGTATTCTTGATGTTGATAAGTagagactttttttttacattttgcaaattTCAATTTCTAAGTACACACCCTCAGTGCATATCAAGGATTTTCGTTGCATAACCTGAAGCTGGAATATTATGGCAAACTTTTTCTTGGTTGAATAAATTATACATTCTATTATCCAAATAGTTTTAGTTGGATGAAGTTGTAATTATAATGTCCCTATGCATGTTCTCATCATAGGTGTCCTGGTTCAGTTGGTCAAAGTTTTGTTTGATTTAGaattcaagtattttttttaataatcctaGTTTTTGTGAGAAAtgactttttaatttatgttttttcttttctctttcagttCACTTTTTCACTTGAAACCTCCATCTCATCTGACGACGACTGAGTGAGAGAACAtgggtgaaagagagagagagagagagagtgtgaaaaAGAAGGAAGGACTGAGTAATGTATTACAAACATCAACAGGGGAACTTAACCATCTGGTATCCAGCTCAACAAAATTTTTTTGCACCTGCTCAGTTATATGTTTAGCAGTTTACACTTTCCTTTACAAGACTTCTGCTACTGCTTTGCTCCTCAGTGTGCAAATGCTATTTTTTCTATGGATTGTCAAATATAATGTTAACACAGAAGCTGTCATACTGCCAGTGTGAGGCTGTGCtgacaaaaaaaaagctttgaactTGGATTTGTGGTTGGGATGGGGGAGGTGGAAAGATTGGTCATGGTGTGCAGTTTGCTCACTAAGGTAACATTTTAGATCTTTGTGGAAGACTTCACTATCAGGCCAGTTTAACAGGTGATGAATGATCTCTTACATCAGTTGATGAAAATATttcgtatgtttttttttcttctggtaaTTTAAGCAAAGAAGCATTAATTATGAACTATATatacttgtaaaatatttttaatgtttatgtgATACCATAAATCATACATTCTTTGTTTCATCTTTGTTTCATTGTTCACCATCAATGTCTGTGTTTCTACTAGCTATgaactgtatttaaataattattcagttatttgtttaaaattactAGACTGGGGAAAAATAATTATTGCCATAAATGGATTTTAAGTGATGCATGTTGTCACCTTTTGCAAGAAATACAATTGGAGTGAATTATGGGTATAATCTAAGTGACTGTGCAGATTTTAACTGTCTCATATCACCACAGCTGTATTAACCAGCTGTTAAATACCTTGACTGCACTTGAATTTTAATTAGTTTAGGGCAAAAATGATATAAAAGCTATGACAACTTTGTTTTATCTCTGGGAGTAAAGTATACATCCTTTATTATTGTAGTATAATCATTTATAGTGCTTTCAGAAATTAAGTACTTCCTTACTGCCTTAATTTTCAATGTCTACAACTGATTACTTGACTCACGCATCATAAAGTAAACAATAATTTAAGTAAGGCAAAGTATTTTATTGTGCAAGAATAATtctgaaaaactgaaatgtcttcttttctttaagtATTCAGTTAATTGAATTAACACTTAGTAAAAACTCCTTACTGCATTAGGTTGTCTTAGTTGTGTCTGTATGAATGGGATTTTATTATTCTTGCTCTTTATAGATTAATTCTAGTTTGAAGAGCAATGTTAAAGAACTTTGATACTCAAGTCTATCTACAGATGTTTGCATGGTACTGAGACCTGGGAAAGCCAAGGTCTCTCCTGTTCTTGTTTCAAATAAACTGAAACAGTGTTATTATGAACACATTCTTGGAACCATTGTCATTTTGGAATATGGACAGGGTTTGACTCAATTTTTTGCAGACTAATTCAGGATTTCCTGAAGGACTTGGTCAGACCAGTATTTGGCTTCTTAGATTGTTACTTTTACCAAATTCTGGCAAATGAAGC
Proteins encoded in this region:
- the LOC120535686 gene encoding vesicle-associated membrane protein 1-like, with the protein product MSAPAAPGAPGEANEGQDGAPGGGPPGPPNTSSNRRLQQSQAQVEEVVDIMRVNVEKVLERDQKLSELDERANALEAGASQFESSAAKLKSKYWWKNCKMMIISGAICAIIIGIIFIHFFT